Proteins encoded by one window of Akkermansia muciniphila ATCC BAA-835:
- the kdpA gene encoding potassium-transporting ATPase subunit KdpA, which yields MSSHDLLIIVLFIGILVSFTPFLGKWLASVLMGRQTWLPPVLGPVERCVYRMAGVDPTREMDWKKYLTAVLLFNAAGFLVLFLSLLCQKWLPLNPAGTENMRWDIALNTAISFVTNTNWQFYSGEGPEGVSYFVQMTGLGVQNFVSAGTGIAVMSALIRGLERRCASTLGNFWTDLTRSMLYFLVPVSTVIALLLVSQGVVQSFDGPIAVPGMDGVEQMIPSGPAASQIAIKQLGANGGGFFGNNSTHPFENPTPFSNMVEMLSLLLAGCACPYAYGVMIGKKRQGWIIFGAMMILLVAAIVLSQWAEHAGNPLFPGMEMLEGKEVRLGVTNSSLWSVATTASSNGSVNCMHSSMSPLGGGIALFNMLLGGVIFGGLGCGLYSMLMFAMITVFLCGLMVGRTPEFLGKKMGAREVCCSMVGILLPGMAVLVMSGLAAATETGRASICNAGPHGLTEILYCFGSQAGNNGSAFAGLAAGDTPFYSLLGGLAMLLARFGTIISVMMIAGSMASRKTAPPAQGTMGTDNLMFMVLLVAVVLVVGALTFFPALALGPILEHLLLYSGAML from the coding sequence GTGTCCTCGCACGACTTGTTAATCATTGTCCTGTTCATAGGCATACTGGTCTCTTTCACCCCGTTTCTCGGAAAATGGCTGGCAAGTGTTTTGATGGGAAGGCAGACATGGCTTCCCCCGGTTCTGGGTCCCGTGGAGCGCTGCGTCTACCGTATGGCCGGAGTGGACCCCACCCGCGAAATGGACTGGAAGAAGTATTTGACGGCCGTTCTTTTGTTTAACGCCGCTGGATTCCTCGTCCTTTTCCTTTCCCTGCTGTGCCAGAAATGGCTGCCTCTGAATCCCGCCGGAACTGAAAATATGCGGTGGGATATAGCCTTGAATACAGCCATCAGCTTCGTGACCAACACTAACTGGCAGTTCTATTCAGGGGAAGGGCCGGAAGGCGTCAGTTATTTTGTTCAAATGACCGGGCTGGGCGTGCAAAATTTCGTCAGCGCCGGTACGGGAATTGCCGTCATGTCCGCCCTGATCCGCGGGCTGGAAAGGAGATGCGCTTCTACTCTGGGGAACTTCTGGACGGATCTGACGCGCAGCATGTTGTATTTTCTGGTCCCTGTTTCCACGGTCATTGCTCTTCTGCTGGTCTCCCAGGGTGTGGTGCAGTCCTTTGACGGACCCATTGCCGTGCCGGGCATGGATGGCGTGGAACAGATGATACCCAGTGGCCCGGCGGCATCCCAGATAGCCATCAAACAGCTCGGAGCAAACGGCGGCGGCTTTTTCGGGAACAACAGCACGCATCCTTTTGAAAACCCCACGCCCTTCAGCAATATGGTTGAAATGCTCTCCCTGCTTCTGGCCGGCTGCGCCTGCCCATACGCCTATGGCGTCATGATCGGAAAAAAGAGGCAGGGGTGGATTATCTTCGGAGCCATGATGATTCTGCTTGTGGCGGCCATTGTCTTGTCCCAGTGGGCGGAACATGCGGGAAACCCGCTTTTCCCGGGCATGGAAATGCTGGAAGGCAAGGAAGTGCGCCTGGGCGTTACGAACAGTTCCCTCTGGTCCGTCGCTACGACGGCATCTTCCAACGGGTCCGTGAACTGCATGCATTCCAGCATGTCCCCGCTGGGCGGCGGGATTGCCCTGTTCAATATGCTGCTGGGTGGGGTAATTTTCGGAGGTCTGGGCTGCGGCTTGTACAGCATGCTGATGTTTGCCATGATTACCGTGTTCCTGTGCGGTTTAATGGTGGGGCGAACCCCGGAATTCCTGGGTAAAAAAATGGGAGCCCGGGAAGTGTGCTGCTCCATGGTGGGCATCCTTCTGCCCGGCATGGCCGTCCTGGTCATGAGCGGCCTGGCCGCCGCTACGGAAACCGGGCGGGCATCCATCTGCAATGCCGGCCCCCACGGGCTGACGGAAATCCTGTACTGCTTCGGTTCCCAGGCCGGGAATAATGGAAGCGCCTTTGCTGGTCTGGCTGCAGGGGATACGCCTTTTTATTCCCTGCTGGGCGGGTTGGCGATGCTGCTGGCCCGCTTCGGAACCATTATTTCGGTGATGATGATTGCTGGCAGCATGGCATCCAGGAAAACCGCTCCGCCGGCCCAGGGCACCATGGGGACGGATAACCTGATGTTCATGGTTCTGCTGGTAGCCGTCGTGCTGGTTGTAGGAGCCCTCACCTTCTTCCCGGCCCTGGCTTTGGGACCTATTCTGGAGCATTTGCTCCTGTATTCGGGAGCCATGCTTTAA
- the kdpB gene encoding potassium-transporting ATPase subunit KdpB → MKEKKSQSWYDGAMLKTAFLNALRKFDPRVLSKNFVMFITAAGALMATIALIRDLAAGQPFGFTLQIALWLWFTVLFANFAEALAEGRGKAYADALKEMRVYVNARLLTDKGTEEIVSVSELRKGDKVLCEAGDIIPLDGEVIEGIASVDESAITGESAPVIRESGGDRSAVTGGTRVISDGIVIRITVEPGHTFLDRMISMVEGASRQKTPNETALGILLVALTIVFLAVVLSLPAMAGYIEDSARALGFRAEGRISLPILVSLLACLIPTTIGGLLSAVGISGIDRLVRRNVLAVSGRAVEVAGDIDVLMLDKTGTITFGNRMANEFLPAPGVDDLQLAEAAQLASLSDETPEGRSIVVLAKKQFGIRGRHMDADHIVFIPFSASTRMSGVDIAEHDGRPAVSIRKGAAESVAQWVKIRGGTFPQEVEMMVQNVARVGGTPLVVARGKDVLGVIYLKDIVKGGIRERFARLRAMGIRTVMVTGDNALTAASIAAEAGVDDFMAEATPEMKLARIREEQAAGRLVAMTGDGTNDAPALAQADVGVAMNTGTQAAREAGNMVDLDSNPTKLIEIVEIGKQMLITRGALTTFSFANDVAKYFAIIPAMFAGLFVADDMASGPLSALNIMGLNSPQSAILSTVIFNALIIVALIPLALKGVSYRPAGAASLLKRNILIYGVGGLIAPFMGIKLIDMVINAWRLV, encoded by the coding sequence ATGAAGGAGAAAAAGAGTCAATCCTGGTATGACGGAGCCATGTTGAAAACAGCTTTCCTGAATGCGCTGCGCAAATTTGACCCGCGCGTCCTGTCTAAAAACTTCGTGATGTTTATCACGGCTGCCGGCGCCCTGATGGCAACGATTGCCCTTATCAGGGATTTGGCTGCCGGGCAACCCTTCGGCTTTACTTTGCAAATCGCGCTCTGGCTCTGGTTCACCGTGCTCTTCGCCAACTTTGCGGAAGCGCTGGCGGAAGGCCGGGGAAAGGCGTATGCGGACGCCCTGAAAGAAATGCGCGTTTATGTGAACGCCCGTTTGCTGACGGACAAGGGAACGGAGGAAATCGTCTCCGTTTCCGAATTGCGCAAAGGGGACAAAGTGTTGTGCGAGGCCGGGGATATCATCCCCCTGGATGGAGAGGTGATAGAAGGCATCGCTAGCGTGGATGAATCCGCCATTACCGGGGAATCCGCTCCGGTCATCCGTGAAAGCGGGGGGGACCGCAGCGCTGTAACGGGAGGAACCCGTGTAATCAGTGACGGCATTGTTATCCGTATTACCGTGGAACCGGGCCATACGTTCTTGGACCGCATGATTTCCATGGTGGAGGGGGCCAGCCGGCAGAAAACGCCCAATGAAACCGCTCTGGGTATCTTGCTGGTGGCGCTGACCATTGTTTTTCTTGCCGTGGTTCTTTCCCTTCCCGCCATGGCCGGATACATTGAGGATTCTGCCCGGGCGCTTGGCTTCAGGGCGGAGGGCCGTATTTCCCTGCCCATCCTGGTCTCTCTTCTGGCATGCCTGATTCCGACGACGATCGGCGGATTGTTAAGTGCCGTTGGTATCAGCGGCATTGACCGGCTTGTGCGCCGGAATGTGCTGGCTGTGTCCGGTCGCGCCGTGGAAGTAGCCGGGGACATTGATGTGCTGATGCTGGATAAAACCGGAACCATCACCTTCGGCAATCGAATGGCGAACGAATTCCTGCCTGCACCCGGGGTGGATGACCTTCAGCTGGCGGAAGCCGCCCAGCTTGCTTCCCTGTCCGATGAAACGCCGGAAGGCCGCAGCATCGTGGTGCTGGCTAAAAAACAGTTTGGAATCCGGGGCCGCCATATGGACGCGGACCATATTGTTTTTATCCCGTTTTCCGCTTCCACCCGCATGAGTGGCGTGGATATTGCGGAGCACGACGGCCGTCCGGCCGTTTCCATCCGGAAAGGAGCGGCGGAAAGCGTGGCGCAGTGGGTGAAAATCCGGGGCGGAACTTTCCCGCAAGAGGTGGAAATGATGGTGCAGAATGTCGCGCGTGTCGGCGGTACGCCGCTGGTAGTGGCCCGGGGAAAAGACGTGCTGGGGGTCATTTATCTGAAAGACATCGTCAAGGGCGGCATCAGGGAACGCTTTGCCCGGCTCCGGGCCATGGGCATCCGGACTGTCATGGTGACAGGGGACAATGCCCTGACTGCCGCATCCATTGCGGCGGAAGCCGGCGTGGATGACTTCATGGCAGAAGCTACGCCTGAGATGAAGCTGGCGCGCATTCGTGAGGAACAGGCTGCCGGCCGCCTGGTGGCCATGACCGGGGATGGAACTAATGACGCTCCCGCCCTGGCCCAGGCCGATGTGGGTGTGGCGATGAACACCGGAACGCAGGCCGCCCGGGAGGCGGGCAACATGGTGGACCTGGACAGCAATCCGACCAAGCTGATTGAAATCGTAGAAATCGGCAAGCAAATGCTGATTACCCGCGGCGCGCTGACCACCTTTTCCTTCGCCAATGACGTAGCCAAATACTTTGCCATCATTCCCGCCATGTTTGCCGGCCTCTTTGTGGCTGACGACATGGCCAGTGGACCTCTTTCCGCCCTGAACATAATGGGCCTGAATTCCCCGCAAAGCGCCATTCTCAGCACTGTGATTTTTAATGCCCTGATCATCGTAGCGCTGATTCCGCTGGCCTTGAAGGGGGTTTCCTACCGTCCAGCGGGAGCGGCCTCCCTGCTGAAGCGCAATATCCTCATTTACGGGGTGGGCGGCCTGATTGCTCCTTTCATGGGCATCAAGCTTATTGATATGGTCATCAATGCATGGCGCCTTGTTTGA
- the kdpC gene encoding potassium-transporting ATPase subunit KdpC, protein MKWTFPNLRLFLFLAVITGGIYPLAVTLASLIFFPHQAHGSLIRNERGEIIASELVAQPFISAKYFWPRPSAGEYATMPSGASNLSWTSGKLVRTVAERRAALLKAHNLPEKTPVPADMLFASGSGLEPFISPEAAELQLNRVASTRGVPPEKVRKLVSAHFVRGGILGENVVNVMTLNAALDTLFPMSGM, encoded by the coding sequence ATGAAGTGGACATTTCCCAATCTGCGCCTGTTTCTGTTTCTGGCCGTCATTACCGGCGGCATTTACCCTTTGGCCGTTACGCTGGCCAGCCTGATTTTTTTCCCTCATCAGGCGCATGGTTCCCTAATCCGGAATGAACGGGGGGAAATTATCGCTTCGGAGCTTGTCGCACAGCCTTTTATCTCCGCCAAATATTTCTGGCCCCGGCCCTCTGCCGGAGAATACGCTACCATGCCTTCCGGAGCCAGCAACCTCTCCTGGACTTCCGGGAAGCTGGTCAGAACGGTGGCGGAGCGCAGGGCGGCTCTGCTGAAAGCCCACAACCTGCCGGAGAAAACGCCTGTCCCTGCGGACATGCTTTTTGCTTCCGGCAGCGGTTTGGAGCCTTTCATCTCTCCGGAAGCGGCGGAGTTGCAGTTGAACCGTGTTGCCTCCACGCGCGGAGTACCTCCGGAAAAAGTCCGGAAACTGGTGTCTGCACACTTCGTCCGGGGTGGAATTCTGGGGGAAAACGTAGTCAACGTGATGACTCTGAACGCCGCGCTGGATACATTGTTCCCGATGAGCGGGATGTAA
- a CDS encoding bifunctional helix-turn-helix transcriptional regulator/GNAT family N-acetyltransferase — MDFFDRTGKIAIGSRLRMLTDAVTSDASQIYELYGIDIKPKWFPLLFVLADGKEKTITGIAKEIGHSHPSVSNIVGEMTARGLVKSLEDQKDKRRTVIALAPHGKRVAAMLTELCKDVEVAVEDISKETRHDLWRAIGEWEDRLAEKSLLQRVKEARKMREREHIRVVPYEPCYKNTFKSLNVQWITKHWKIEPHDLDYLDHPQEYIINKGGFIFVALYRGKPVGVCALCKMDDPVYDYELAKLAVHPHAQGKGIGEILCHAAIDKAKDMKAKILFLESNTLLKPAIHTYKKLGFKGLAENHPAYERGNIQMELKITY; from the coding sequence ATGGATTTTTTCGATAGGACAGGTAAAATAGCCATTGGAAGCAGGCTGCGCATGCTGACGGATGCTGTGACGTCTGATGCAAGTCAAATTTATGAATTATACGGCATTGACATAAAGCCAAAGTGGTTTCCCCTGCTTTTCGTTTTGGCCGACGGGAAAGAAAAAACAATAACGGGCATAGCGAAGGAAATAGGGCACAGCCATCCATCCGTGAGCAATATCGTTGGAGAAATGACGGCAAGAGGATTGGTGAAAAGCCTTGAAGACCAGAAGGACAAGAGACGCACCGTCATCGCCCTGGCTCCACATGGAAAAAGGGTCGCCGCCATGCTGACAGAGCTTTGCAAAGACGTGGAGGTCGCCGTAGAGGATATTTCCAAGGAAACGCGCCATGATTTGTGGAGAGCTATCGGCGAATGGGAAGACCGGCTCGCTGAGAAGAGCCTGCTGCAACGGGTCAAAGAAGCCCGGAAAATGAGGGAAAGGGAGCATATCAGGGTAGTTCCTTACGAACCGTGTTACAAAAATACGTTTAAATCACTTAACGTACAGTGGATTACAAAACATTGGAAGATAGAACCGCACGATCTGGACTATCTTGATCATCCGCAGGAATATATTATCAACAAAGGAGGCTTTATCTTTGTAGCCCTTTACAGGGGGAAGCCCGTCGGAGTTTGTGCCCTCTGCAAAATGGATGACCCGGTATATGATTATGAACTGGCGAAACTTGCCGTTCACCCTCATGCGCAGGGCAAAGGCATCGGGGAAATACTTTGCCATGCAGCCATAGACAAAGCAAAGGACATGAAGGCGAAAATTCTTTTTCTTGAAAGCAACACCCTGCTCAAGCCTGCCATACATACATATAAAAAGCTGGGATTCAAGGGACTTGCGGAAAATCACCCGGCATACGAACGCGGAAACATCCAGATGGAACTGAAGATAACGTATTGA
- a CDS encoding response regulator, producing MSNFPADILIIDDERQIRRLLNLTLTGAGYHVRECENGQLGLSETALKRPDAIILDLGLPDINGLEVLKQLREWTQVPILILTAWDREDEKVDALDAGADDYLTKPFSGRELLARLRVMLRRNRPDREPSVFRLGPIVVDLSSRRVEKGKEEIHLTSKEYGILRLLLLHQGKVMTHRQLLREIWGPQHEEDTHYLRVHIAHLRQKLGDSDPENRIIRAESGLGYRIVADGAE from the coding sequence ATGAGCAACTTTCCTGCAGATATCCTGATTATTGACGATGAACGGCAGATACGCCGTCTTCTGAACCTGACGCTGACCGGCGCAGGCTACCATGTCCGCGAGTGTGAAAACGGGCAGCTTGGCTTGAGTGAGACCGCTCTGAAGCGGCCGGATGCCATTATTCTGGATCTGGGGCTTCCGGACATTAACGGCTTGGAAGTGCTGAAACAGCTTCGGGAGTGGACTCAGGTTCCTATCCTGATTCTAACGGCTTGGGACAGGGAGGATGAAAAGGTGGATGCCTTGGATGCCGGGGCGGATGATTACTTGACCAAGCCGTTCAGCGGCCGTGAATTGCTGGCGCGCCTGCGCGTGATGCTTCGGCGCAATCGTCCGGACCGTGAGCCGTCCGTATTCCGGCTGGGTCCCATTGTCGTGGATCTGAGTTCCCGGCGCGTGGAGAAGGGGAAAGAGGAAATTCATTTAACCTCCAAAGAGTACGGAATTCTGCGCCTGCTTCTGCTCCATCAGGGCAAGGTGATGACCCACCGCCAGCTGCTCCGTGAAATTTGGGGTCCCCAGCATGAGGAGGACACGCACTACCTGCGGGTGCACATTGCCCACCTGCGCCAAAAGCTGGGGGATTCCGATCCGGAAAACCGCATTATTCGCGCGGAATCCGGCCTGGGTTACAGAATTGTGGCGGATGGAGCCGAGTAG
- a CDS encoding sensor histidine kinase, translating into MFSETHSDSQRADRILASIRREEARPGRGLLKIFFGMAPGVGKTCAMLEAAIQAADKGVRVIIGVAESHGREDTMRLIGRLPRLPMKKMVYRGVEMEEFDLEEALRVKPQLILVDELAHTNVPGMRHRKRYQDVEDLLAAGIDVYTTLNVQHLESRSDTVHDITAAPVQETVPDSVLAEADCIQLVDITPDQLRTRLREGKVYSAPQASAALDHFFKESNLTALRELALRIVAEKVDHELTEVRTISGDRSIWRSGERLMVAVGPSPFSARLVRWTRRMAYALNAPWIALSVDTGVPLPPEQQQRLDANLELARRLGAEVVVMPGSDLAETLLRMAFLRNVSQIVVGKPQESYLWGLVRPISLVDKLVKGSDQIDIYVVPAASGPGRNRWKSWHRKTEKDGRDYWLAAGVTAAVTGAGLLVSAFTGYFAPGFLYLAGVVGLGFFIRSRWAMLLAAALSVLLWNLLFIPPVMTFKIERLEDALMCFFFFLVALSTGRLTSRLRIREREEREREKKTNALFLYSRAIGSASDVPSLISVAAGQISQIMGVRLAVMTPEGGGGKLRLWETGGEYAMDEKEWSVAVWCMEHRRPAGRFTDTIPVAEGFYLPMMSGERCMGVLGVRPEEGECLTAGQKDLLESMGAQLAMALEREELRAERARTRLMEESEKLHRSLLDSVSHEFKTPLAVIEGGCEKLAGRAASAPEEREEYGEILLAARRLRRLVKNLLDVSRLESGALKPKLDWCDLGDVIEGALAATREARRNHPVSVSLPPDYPLVKADFSLMEQVLVNLLLNACVHTPEGTSVTLQGGADSVRGQVWLDIHDMGPGIPPERAETIFERFRTTRPGGLGLGLPIVRGFMEAQRGAVSLVPVSAGTCFRLVLPLVEHDSVPEE; encoded by the coding sequence ATGTTTTCAGAAACGCATTCGGACAGCCAGCGGGCGGACAGGATTCTGGCCTCCATCCGGAGGGAGGAAGCCCGTCCCGGCCGCGGCTTGCTGAAAATCTTCTTTGGCATGGCGCCGGGAGTAGGCAAAACATGCGCCATGCTGGAGGCGGCCATTCAGGCGGCGGACAAGGGCGTGCGAGTCATTATCGGCGTGGCGGAATCCCATGGGAGGGAAGATACGATGCGGCTCATTGGCAGGCTGCCGCGCCTTCCCATGAAAAAGATGGTTTACCGGGGAGTGGAAATGGAGGAATTTGATTTGGAGGAGGCATTGCGCGTGAAGCCCCAGCTTATTCTGGTGGATGAACTGGCGCATACCAACGTCCCGGGAATGCGCCACAGGAAACGCTATCAGGACGTGGAGGATTTGCTGGCCGCGGGAATAGACGTTTACACCACGCTGAACGTGCAGCATCTGGAAAGCCGTTCCGATACCGTTCACGACATTACAGCCGCCCCCGTGCAGGAAACCGTGCCGGATTCCGTATTGGCGGAGGCGGATTGCATCCAGCTGGTGGACATTACTCCGGATCAGCTGCGGACGCGCCTTCGGGAGGGGAAAGTGTACAGCGCTCCCCAGGCTTCCGCCGCTCTGGATCATTTTTTCAAGGAGTCCAATTTGACGGCCCTCCGGGAACTGGCCCTGCGCATCGTAGCGGAGAAGGTGGACCATGAACTGACGGAGGTGCGTACCATTTCCGGGGACCGCTCTATCTGGCGCAGCGGGGAACGTCTGATGGTGGCGGTAGGTCCCAGCCCGTTTTCCGCCCGGCTGGTACGCTGGACGCGCCGCATGGCTTATGCCCTGAACGCTCCGTGGATAGCCCTTTCCGTGGATACGGGCGTGCCCTTGCCTCCTGAACAGCAGCAGCGGCTGGACGCCAATCTGGAATTGGCGCGGCGGCTGGGCGCGGAAGTGGTCGTGATGCCCGGTTCCGATTTGGCGGAAACGCTGCTCCGCATGGCTTTTTTAAGAAATGTCAGCCAAATTGTGGTGGGCAAACCGCAGGAAAGCTACCTGTGGGGCCTGGTGCGGCCCATATCCTTGGTGGATAAGCTGGTGAAGGGAAGCGACCAGATTGATATTTACGTGGTTCCCGCCGCTTCGGGACCGGGCCGTAACCGTTGGAAGAGCTGGCACCGGAAAACGGAGAAAGATGGCCGGGATTACTGGCTGGCCGCAGGCGTGACAGCGGCCGTCACGGGTGCCGGCCTGCTGGTTTCCGCATTTACCGGTTATTTTGCTCCCGGTTTTCTGTATTTGGCCGGAGTAGTGGGCCTGGGCTTTTTCATCCGTTCCCGCTGGGCCATGCTTCTGGCCGCGGCGCTGAGTGTCCTGTTGTGGAACCTGCTGTTTATTCCCCCGGTGATGACGTTCAAGATAGAGCGGCTGGAGGACGCCTTGATGTGCTTCTTTTTCTTTTTGGTGGCCCTTTCTACGGGACGGCTCACTTCCCGCCTGAGGATCCGCGAGCGGGAAGAACGGGAACGGGAAAAAAAGACCAATGCCCTGTTCCTGTATTCCCGGGCCATTGGATCCGCTTCGGACGTGCCTTCCCTCATTTCCGTCGCGGCGGGACAGATCAGCCAGATTATGGGGGTGCGCCTGGCTGTCATGACGCCGGAAGGAGGCGGCGGTAAGCTGAGGCTTTGGGAGACCGGCGGAGAGTACGCCATGGATGAGAAGGAATGGAGCGTGGCAGTCTGGTGTATGGAACACCGCCGCCCCGCAGGAAGGTTTACGGATACGATCCCGGTAGCGGAAGGGTTTTACCTTCCCATGATGTCCGGGGAGCGTTGCATGGGCGTACTGGGCGTAAGGCCAGAGGAAGGGGAGTGCCTGACGGCCGGGCAGAAGGATTTGCTGGAAAGCATGGGAGCGCAGCTGGCCATGGCGCTGGAGCGTGAAGAATTGAGGGCGGAACGGGCGCGTACGCGGCTCATGGAAGAATCGGAAAAACTGCACCGATCCCTGTTGGACAGTGTTTCCCATGAGTTCAAAACGCCTTTGGCCGTGATTGAGGGCGGCTGTGAAAAATTGGCCGGACGTGCCGCGTCCGCACCGGAGGAGCGGGAAGAATACGGGGAAATTTTACTGGCCGCGCGCCGTCTGCGCCGCCTGGTGAAGAATTTGCTGGATGTGAGCCGCCTGGAATCCGGCGCTTTGAAACCCAAACTGGACTGGTGCGATCTGGGGGATGTTATTGAAGGGGCTCTGGCTGCTACCAGGGAAGCACGCCGGAATCATCCCGTGTCTGTTTCCCTGCCGCCGGACTACCCGCTGGTGAAGGCGGATTTTTCCCTGATGGAACAGGTACTGGTCAATCTGCTGTTGAATGCCTGCGTACATACTCCTGAGGGAACCTCTGTTACGTTGCAAGGTGGTGCCGACTCCGTGCGCGGCCAGGTCTGGCTGGATATTCATGACATGGGGCCGGGCATTCCTCCCGAACGGGCGGAAACCATTTTTGAACGTTTCCGGACGACGCGGCCCGGTGGTTTGGGCCTGGGGCTCCCCATTGTGCGCGGGTTCATGGAAGCTCAGCGCGGTGCCGTCTCCCTGGTTCCCGTTTCCGCCGGAACATGTTTCCGGCTTGTCCTTCCCCTGGTGGAGCACGATAGTGTTCCTGAAGAGTAA
- a CDS encoding cupin domain-containing protein, producing the protein MEIIKNNKIIVRKEDASKKVFKGVSLDSLAVGEKSMVAKMNYVKGNFASTHQHPHEQCGYVISGEYRLNMEMPEENIEVLLHAGDSYAIPGNTPHSFEVMESGEVVDVFTPPRKDYL; encoded by the coding sequence ATGGAAATCATAAAAAATAATAAAATCATCGTTCGCAAGGAAGACGCATCGAAGAAAGTGTTCAAGGGCGTTTCACTGGATTCGCTCGCTGTCGGAGAGAAATCAATGGTAGCAAAGATGAACTATGTGAAAGGCAACTTCGCCTCCACCCACCAACATCCGCATGAACAATGCGGGTACGTCATTTCAGGCGAATACCGCCTGAACATGGAAATGCCGGAGGAGAATATTGAAGTGCTGCTTCATGCAGGGGACAGCTACGCCATACCGGGCAATACGCCTCATTCCTTTGAGGTGATGGAAAGCGGAGAGGTTGTCGATGTGTTCACACCGCCAAGGAAGGACTATTTGTAA